A window of the Haloarcula rubripromontorii genome harbors these coding sequences:
- a CDS encoding aldehyde dehydrogenase family protein encodes MEYTGPTDLYIGGEWRKATNGDSIETEDPATERTYATVQKAGVSDIDDAVQAAQAAVADGSEWATMDPGTRREKLHAMADAIEAMKDELSMVESHDNGKTPFEAGLEIDMVTDTFRHYAGWTDKIRGDEIPVENGRLNYSTREPVGVTAHIAPWNYPFQLAGRGLAPALATGNSVILKPSAMTPLSALYYAKAAEKAGLPDGVVNVVPGKGSEAGEALTGHEGVDHVTFTGSTGVGKTVQRTAADAVADVTLELGGKGPAVVFPDADLDAAARGIQYGIFMNAGQMCWANSRLVVHEDIYDEMVSRMAEIAEKIPLGSGIDDDGQMGPVVSAGQQQEILDYIETGKEEGATVVAGGGVPADKETGHFVEPTVFADVDNEMTIAREEIFGPVLTAIEVSDEEEAIDVANDSPFGLTACVWTNDLTRAHTVTDRLDYGMVMVNETPNTWPQTPFGGTKQSGHGRAQGEQAIESYTEVKNVHINLG; translated from the coding sequence ATGGAGTACACCGGTCCGACAGACCTGTACATCGGTGGCGAATGGCGAAAAGCGACCAACGGCGACAGCATTGAGACGGAGGACCCGGCAACCGAACGGACCTACGCAACAGTACAAAAAGCCGGGGTGAGCGATATCGATGATGCGGTACAGGCAGCACAGGCAGCCGTCGCAGACGGTTCCGAGTGGGCGACGATGGACCCGGGAACGCGCCGGGAGAAGCTCCATGCGATGGCTGACGCTATCGAGGCGATGAAAGACGAGCTGTCCATGGTTGAATCCCACGACAACGGGAAAACGCCGTTCGAGGCCGGGCTGGAAATCGACATGGTCACCGATACGTTCCGCCATTACGCGGGGTGGACGGACAAGATCCGCGGTGACGAAATCCCCGTTGAGAACGGCCGGCTCAACTACAGCACTCGTGAGCCAGTCGGCGTGACGGCACACATCGCGCCGTGGAACTACCCCTTCCAGCTTGCCGGCCGCGGCCTGGCACCGGCGCTGGCGACAGGCAACAGTGTTATCCTCAAACCATCCGCTATGACGCCGCTTTCGGCGCTGTACTACGCGAAAGCCGCCGAAAAAGCGGGCCTGCCTGACGGCGTCGTCAACGTCGTTCCCGGGAAAGGATCTGAAGCCGGGGAGGCACTCACAGGACACGAGGGCGTCGATCACGTTACCTTCACCGGGAGTACTGGCGTCGGCAAGACGGTCCAGCGCACGGCTGCGGATGCGGTCGCCGATGTGACGCTCGAACTCGGCGGCAAAGGCCCGGCCGTCGTGTTCCCAGACGCTGACCTCGATGCCGCCGCCCGCGGCATCCAGTACGGGATTTTCATGAACGCCGGGCAGATGTGCTGGGCGAACTCACGTCTTGTCGTCCACGAAGACATCTACGACGAGATGGTCTCCCGGATGGCTGAAATCGCCGAAAAGATCCCACTTGGCAGCGGTATCGACGACGATGGACAGATGGGGCCAGTCGTCAGCGCAGGTCAACAACAGGAGATCCTCGACTATATCGAGACCGGCAAGGAAGAGGGCGCAACTGTCGTGGCCGGCGGCGGCGTTCCTGCGGACAAAGAAACCGGCCACTTCGTCGAGCCGACCGTCTTTGCCGACGTGGACAACGAGATGACGATTGCACGGGAGGAGATTTTCGGCCCCGTCCTTACCGCAATCGAAGTGAGCGACGAGGAAGAGGCCATTGACGTTGCGAACGACTCGCCGTTCGGCCTCACCGCCTGTGTCTGGACGAACGATCTGACTCGCGCTCACACCGTCACAGACAGACTGGACTACGGGATGGTGATGGTCAACGAGACGCCCAACACGTGGCCACAGACACCCTTCGGCGGCACGAAACAGAGCGGACACGGCCGCGCACAGGGCGAGCAGGCCATCGAGAGCTACACAGAGGTGAAAAACGTCCACATCAACCTCGGCTGA
- a CDS encoding MaoC family dehydratase, giving the protein MAYSYEPHHFEDFEEGQEFISVGRTVTESDFVMHSALSGDWTELHTNKEYAEQQEFGERIAHGPMTFVQATGFVYRTGIVERTAFAFLGMNYMDLPNPVHIGDTLQLEIVVDNTKEVGRDDAGLVVLDTEMENQDGTVVFEGDMKFLIKKRE; this is encoded by the coding sequence ATGGCCTACAGCTACGAGCCACACCACTTCGAGGACTTCGAAGAGGGGCAAGAGTTTATCAGTGTCGGCCGGACGGTTACCGAGTCCGATTTCGTCATGCACTCTGCCCTGTCAGGAGACTGGACTGAACTGCATACGAACAAGGAATACGCGGAACAACAGGAGTTCGGTGAGCGGATCGCACACGGTCCGATGACGTTCGTGCAGGCGACCGGCTTCGTCTACCGGACGGGCATCGTCGAACGGACTGCATTCGCGTTCCTCGGGATGAACTACATGGACCTCCCGAACCCGGTCCATATCGGCGATACACTCCAGTTGGAAATTGTCGTTGACAACACCAAGGAGGTCGGGCGCGACGACGCCGGGTTAGTCGTTCTCGACACCGAGATGGAAAATCAGGACGGGACCGTCGTCTTCGAGGGCGATATGAAGTTCCTGATAAAGAAACGCGAGTGA
- a CDS encoding thiolase domain-containing protein has product MRDAYLIGAGQTPFGSMPEESYRSLFDHAVSEAVDSVDHGIDMDAIDEAVVGSLGVGGRQLGLSGPAATEHAGLHGVPSVRVENACAASGYAVRQAVQAVKSGMADVALAGGVEVMTDMSSDVTKYWLGVSGETEWERLTGTTFSGVYAQMASAYLRKYEASEEHLSMVAVKNHRHGAKNPKSHLGFECSLEDAAGAPVVADPLNLYHCCPTSDGAAVALVASEDVVEQYSDDPVRVAGVGAASDRVGLFQRDSYTEISASKKAADTAYDRAGVGPDDLDFAEVHDCFTIAELLAYEDLGFCDRGEAPQLLDAGTTDADGALPVNLSGGLKSKGHPIGATGAGQIVEAFKQLTGSAADRQLAAPKYGLTHNVGGSGGSAVVHILEREAAR; this is encoded by the coding sequence ATGCGGGACGCGTATCTCATCGGCGCAGGGCAAACGCCGTTTGGCTCGATGCCCGAGGAGAGCTACAGATCACTGTTCGACCATGCAGTTAGTGAGGCTGTCGACAGTGTCGACCACGGTATCGATATGGATGCGATAGATGAGGCGGTCGTCGGCTCACTCGGTGTAGGCGGCCGGCAGCTCGGTCTCTCGGGACCGGCAGCAACCGAACACGCCGGGCTGCACGGTGTCCCCAGCGTCCGCGTCGAAAACGCCTGTGCTGCGTCGGGCTATGCCGTCCGACAGGCAGTACAGGCGGTCAAAAGCGGGATGGCCGACGTGGCGCTGGCCGGCGGCGTCGAAGTCATGACCGATATGAGTAGCGACGTGACGAAGTACTGGCTCGGCGTTTCCGGCGAAACAGAGTGGGAGCGCCTGACCGGGACGACGTTTTCCGGTGTCTACGCACAGATGGCAAGCGCGTATCTACGAAAATACGAGGCAAGCGAGGAGCATCTCTCCATGGTGGCGGTCAAAAATCATCGGCACGGCGCGAAGAACCCGAAATCCCACCTGGGCTTCGAATGCTCTCTCGAAGACGCCGCCGGCGCACCGGTCGTCGCAGACCCGCTGAACCTCTATCACTGCTGTCCGACATCTGACGGCGCAGCGGTCGCGCTCGTCGCCAGTGAGGATGTCGTCGAGCAGTACTCTGACGACCCGGTCCGGGTCGCTGGAGTCGGCGCGGCCAGCGACCGGGTCGGTCTCTTCCAGCGCGACAGCTACACCGAGATTTCTGCTTCGAAAAAGGCCGCGGACACAGCATACGACCGCGCCGGAGTCGGCCCTGACGACCTTGATTTCGCGGAGGTCCACGACTGCTTTACAATCGCAGAATTGCTCGCATACGAGGACCTCGGGTTCTGTGACCGCGGCGAGGCACCGCAGCTACTTGACGCGGGAACGACCGACGCTGACGGAGCGCTCCCGGTCAATCTCTCCGGCGGTCTGAAATCGAAGGGCCACCCTATCGGCGCAACCGGTGCCGGACAGATCGTTGAGGCGTTCAAACAGCTCACCGGCAGCGCCGCTGACCGGCAGCTAGCCGCCCCGAAGTACGGGCTGACGCATAACGTGGGTGGAAGCGGGGGCAGCGCAGTTGTCCACATCCTCGAACGGGAGGCTGCACGATGA
- the paaK gene encoding phenylacetate--CoA ligase PaaK: MVYKQLETADRAELRALQTDRLQGIVAHAYENVPFYREKLDEMGVSPDDIESIDDITKLPMTTKEDFRDEYPDGLFAVDDENVARIHASSGTTGKPKIVSYTDDDLDTWSEVVARSLAASGTEAGDTVQNAYGYGLFTGGLGLHYGTEELGASVIPIGSGQTQRQIELMTDLESDVFACTPSYALYLAETAEEMGHDPRELPISTIIFGAEPCTDPMREEIEERLGVDGIDIYGLSEIIGPGVSCECHEAQDGLHIWEDHFYPEVIDPHTKEPVEEGEEGELVLTTLTKEALPVFRYRTGDLTTLNYDECACGRTMVRMDNVTGRTDDLLIIRGVNLYPSEIEHAVLDIDGVAPHYRIDLYEEDNLDVLELTIERTAEQGPGDKALEDEIIERLENVLAFTPDELELVAPGSIERTQVGKVKRVYDHRD, from the coding sequence ATGGTGTACAAGCAACTGGAGACGGCCGACCGTGCGGAGCTGCGTGCGTTACAAACTGACCGATTACAGGGGATTGTAGCACACGCTTACGAGAACGTCCCGTTTTACCGGGAAAAGCTCGACGAGATGGGCGTCTCCCCCGACGACATCGAGAGTATCGACGACATCACGAAGCTGCCGATGACGACGAAAGAGGATTTCCGCGACGAGTACCCCGACGGTCTCTTCGCCGTAGACGATGAAAACGTTGCCAGAATCCACGCGTCGTCCGGGACGACCGGTAAACCGAAAATCGTCTCGTACACGGATGACGACCTCGACACCTGGAGTGAAGTCGTCGCACGGTCGTTGGCTGCGAGCGGGACCGAAGCGGGGGACACTGTCCAGAACGCCTACGGCTACGGATTGTTCACCGGCGGACTGGGGCTCCACTACGGAACTGAGGAGCTGGGGGCCTCAGTTATTCCAATCGGGAGCGGCCAGACACAGCGACAGATCGAGTTGATGACCGACCTAGAGAGCGATGTGTTCGCCTGCACCCCATCGTATGCCCTCTATCTCGCCGAGACCGCCGAAGAGATGGGTCACGATCCCAGAGAGCTGCCGATCTCAACGATTATCTTCGGCGCAGAGCCGTGTACAGACCCGATGCGGGAGGAGATCGAGGAGCGACTGGGCGTCGATGGCATCGATATTTACGGGCTGTCCGAGATCATCGGCCCCGGCGTCTCGTGCGAATGCCACGAAGCGCAAGACGGACTTCACATCTGGGAGGACCATTTCTACCCGGAAGTCATCGATCCACACACGAAAGAGCCGGTCGAAGAAGGCGAAGAAGGGGAACTCGTTCTCACAACGCTCACCAAGGAAGCGTTGCCGGTCTTCCGATACCGGACCGGTGACCTCACGACGCTGAACTACGATGAGTGTGCGTGTGGGCGGACGATGGTACGGATGGACAACGTCACCGGCCGGACCGATGACCTCCTCATCATCCGGGGCGTCAACCTCTACCCCAGCGAAATCGAACACGCGGTACTAGATATCGACGGCGTCGCCCCGCACTACCGAATCGACCTCTATGAGGAGGACAACCTCGACGTTCTGGAACTCACCATCGAACGGACTGCGGAGCAGGGGCCGGGCGACAAAGCGCTGGAAGATGAAATCATCGAACGTCTGGAAAACGTCCTCGCGTTCACCCCGGACGAACTCGAACTCGTTGCGCCCGGTAGCATCGAACGGACGCAGGTCGGGAAAGTGAAACGCGTCTACGACCACCGTGACTGA
- a CDS encoding 3-hydroxyacyl-CoA dehydrogenase family protein: MHVAILGAGTMGHGIAQVSAMAGHDVFLRDIESDIVDDGLAAIESNLEEGIAREKVSEPTAEATLNRLTGTTSLEEAVTGADLVVEAVPEDMEIKHETLTDVESHVDPATLIASNTSSLSLTEIASVLDHPERAIGLHFFNPVHIMALVEIVVAEQTSPETVARAREFVSGIDKTPVEVADAPGFASSRLGVSLGVEAMRMVQEGVATPQDIDTAMELGYNHPMGPIELGDVVGLDVRLDILEYLRAELGERFRPPQILKRKVRAGKLGKKSGEGFYVWEDGDIVDTSGDWGDA, translated from the coding sequence ATGCACGTAGCTATTCTAGGCGCCGGTACCATGGGCCACGGTATCGCTCAAGTGTCGGCAATGGCCGGTCACGACGTCTTTCTCCGTGATATCGAATCAGATATCGTCGATGACGGCTTGGCCGCCATCGAGTCGAACCTCGAAGAGGGTATCGCCCGGGAGAAGGTGTCCGAACCGACGGCCGAGGCAACGCTGAACCGCCTCACAGGAACCACGTCGCTGGAGGAGGCCGTGACTGGGGCAGACCTCGTCGTGGAAGCAGTCCCCGAAGACATGGAGATCAAACACGAGACGCTCACCGATGTCGAATCCCACGTCGACCCGGCGACGCTTATCGCGTCAAACACCTCCTCGCTCTCATTGACCGAGATAGCGAGCGTTCTCGACCATCCGGAACGGGCTATCGGCCTCCACTTTTTCAATCCGGTACATATCATGGCGCTCGTCGAGATCGTCGTCGCGGAACAGACGAGTCCCGAGACGGTTGCGCGTGCCCGGGAGTTCGTGAGCGGGATCGACAAGACACCGGTGGAGGTGGCTGACGCACCGGGCTTTGCCTCCTCCCGGCTTGGTGTCTCGCTGGGCGTCGAAGCGATGCGGATGGTGCAGGAGGGCGTTGCAACACCGCAGGACATCGATACCGCGATGGAACTCGGATACAATCACCCGATGGGACCGATCGAACTCGGCGATGTCGTCGGTCTCGATGTCCGGCTGGACATCCTCGAATATCTGCGTGCGGAACTCGGTGAACGGTTCCGGCCGCCACAGATACTGAAACGGAAGGTCCGAGCTGGGAAACTCGGCAAGAAATCCGGCGAGGGGTTCTACGTCTGGGAGGACGGTGACATCGTCGACACCAGCGGCGACTGGGGGGACGCATGA
- a CDS encoding thiolase family protein yields the protein MTGSDSQAVVVDAVRTPQVPKDGALAGTHPEDLVTTVLAALVDRTGVPAVEWDDFRLGCANQEGEQGRNLARQSILAGGFPETVPGATTTRLCGSSLTTLVDAARAIEAGDGAVYPVAGVEHMSTVPFSDWLHPAIERRYDPDKLPMGQTAETIARTHDISRKAQDEFALRSHERAVAAMEGGRFDAETVPVHTDETAVETDKTPRADTSVEQLNELPTVFRDDEAATVTPGNASPLTDGAAGMLVTSAAYAEQHGLDILGRIETRSVAGVDPLVMGRGPIPATRAALDDADLTIDDIDLVELNEAFAAQSIHCKRELDIPDGRLNVNGGAIALGHPLGCSGARITTTLLYEMQRQDATHGLATMCVGFGQGVAVVFENSG from the coding sequence ATGACTGGCTCCGACTCGCAAGCCGTCGTTGTCGATGCTGTACGAACGCCACAGGTGCCGAAGGATGGCGCGCTGGCCGGGACACATCCCGAAGACCTCGTCACCACCGTGCTTGCTGCACTTGTCGACCGGACCGGTGTTCCGGCCGTCGAGTGGGACGACTTCCGACTCGGGTGTGCAAATCAAGAGGGAGAGCAGGGACGAAACCTCGCCCGGCAGTCGATACTCGCCGGCGGGTTTCCGGAAACAGTGCCCGGAGCGACGACGACGCGCCTGTGTGGCTCGTCACTGACAACGCTCGTCGACGCCGCTCGTGCCATCGAGGCGGGCGACGGTGCGGTGTATCCGGTCGCCGGCGTCGAGCACATGAGTACCGTCCCCTTCTCCGACTGGCTGCATCCCGCTATCGAGCGGCGGTACGACCCCGACAAGCTACCGATGGGACAGACGGCCGAAACCATCGCACGAACCCACGATATCAGCCGGAAAGCCCAGGACGAATTTGCGCTGCGGTCACACGAGCGGGCGGTCGCTGCGATGGAAGGCGGCCGATTCGATGCGGAGACCGTGCCAGTCCACACCGACGAGACAGCAGTAGAGACTGACAAAACACCACGGGCAGACACGTCAGTCGAGCAGTTGAACGAACTCCCGACGGTGTTCCGCGACGACGAGGCGGCGACAGTCACGCCGGGGAACGCGTCGCCGCTGACCGACGGGGCCGCTGGGATGCTCGTCACATCGGCGGCGTACGCGGAACAACACGGTCTTGATATCCTCGGCCGGATAGAGACGCGGTCTGTCGCCGGTGTCGATCCGCTGGTCATGGGGCGGGGGCCGATTCCGGCGACGCGTGCTGCGCTGGACGACGCTGACCTGACAATCGACGATATCGACCTCGTGGAACTCAACGAGGCCTTTGCCGCCCAGAGCATCCACTGCAAACGCGAACTTGACATTCCGGACGGACGGCTCAACGTCAACGGTGGGGCGATCGCGTTAGGGCATCCGCTTGGCTGTTCGGGGGCACGAATCACGACGACGTTACTGTATGAGATGCAACGGCAAGACGCGACACACGGACTGGCGACGATGTGTGTCGGGTTCGGTCAGGGTGTCGCGGTCGTGTTCGAGAATTCCGGCTGA
- the paaD gene encoding 1,2-phenylacetyl-CoA epoxidase subunit PaaD: MSSDYDRPRADADATACSYTDYETKDHAADDVPATGEDADGIERDVWAALYQVEDPEMPVSIVDLGLIYGLDVSDGEATVDMTLTYSGCPAREIILDEVEEAAKSVDGIETASVRLVWAPDWSIDLVTEQGKEALRDFGMSFDG, translated from the coding sequence ATGAGTAGCGACTACGACCGGCCACGCGCGGACGCTGATGCGACCGCGTGTTCGTACACCGACTACGAGACCAAAGACCACGCGGCGGACGACGTGCCAGCCACGGGCGAAGACGCCGACGGCATCGAACGCGATGTGTGGGCGGCCCTGTATCAGGTCGAGGACCCGGAGATGCCAGTTAGCATTGTCGACCTGGGCCTTATATATGGGCTCGATGTGTCCGACGGTGAGGCCACAGTCGACATGACCCTCACCTACAGCGGCTGTCCGGCACGCGAGATTATACTTGACGAGGTCGAAGAAGCCGCCAAGAGTGTCGATGGAATCGAGACCGCGTCGGTCCGACTGGTCTGGGCCCCGGACTGGTCGATCGACCTGGTCACCGAACAGGGGAAAGAAGCGTTGCGTGACTTCGGGATGAGTTTCGACGGATGA
- the paaC gene encoding 1,2-phenylacetyl-CoA epoxidase subunit PaaC, with protein sequence MATTESDLGGPTDLSEEAQRAVEAQLLRLADDELIQAERYTFWQVRAPTLESDLSISNNAQDELGHARLWYDAVQQLGYSEESLIYESDPSDFQHSTFVELPFAEGDWADAIVRAYLYDVAEDIRLSALEDSSYETIRNRTSRIQGEEGYHLEHAESWLDRMALDEEASERVQAAIDNLYPYALTLFEPVGDVEADIERLGIRTMTLDEMRTEWETRVESFLTELGFDVPTDAAPATPTGRDNEHTDHWHDLHEQMTSSYRNLGRDKATLIMAADDE encoded by the coding sequence ATGGCGACAACAGAATCCGACCTCGGCGGTCCAACTGACCTTTCCGAAGAAGCACAGCGCGCAGTCGAGGCACAGCTGCTCCGGCTCGCTGACGATGAGCTGATTCAGGCCGAACGCTACACGTTCTGGCAGGTGCGTGCGCCGACGCTGGAATCGGACCTCTCCATCTCGAACAACGCACAGGACGAGCTGGGTCACGCACGACTGTGGTACGATGCAGTGCAGCAACTCGGCTACTCCGAGGAATCGCTCATTTACGAGAGTGACCCCAGCGACTTCCAGCACAGTACGTTCGTCGAGCTGCCGTTTGCGGAAGGCGACTGGGCCGACGCCATCGTCAGGGCGTACCTCTATGACGTTGCTGAAGACATCCGCCTCTCGGCGCTTGAGGACTCATCGTACGAGACAATCCGAAACCGAACGAGTCGCATCCAGGGCGAGGAAGGCTATCATCTCGAACACGCCGAGAGCTGGCTGGACCGGATGGCACTGGATGAGGAAGCCAGCGAACGCGTTCAGGCGGCAATCGATAACCTCTATCCGTACGCCCTCACGCTGTTCGAACCCGTCGGCGACGTGGAAGCAGACATCGAACGGCTGGGCATCCGAACGATGACCCTCGACGAGATGCGTACCGAGTGGGAGACTCGCGTCGAATCGTTCCTGACCGAACTGGGATTCGACGTACCGACCGATGCGGCCCCCGCAACGCCGACGGGCCGGGACAACGAACACACTGACCACTGGCACGACCTGCACGAACAGATGACGTCCAGCTACCGGAATCTGGGACGCGACAAAGCGACGCTGATAATGGCGGCCGACGATGAGTAG
- the paaE gene encoding 1,2-phenylacetyl-CoA epoxidase subunit PaaE yields MSEPDPSVTTSGEQTGAECPYCGATDTERKHPRGPSRCQSIHYCNECLQQFKKFE; encoded by the coding sequence ATGAGCGAACCCGATCCCAGCGTCACGACCAGCGGCGAACAGACGGGCGCTGAGTGCCCGTACTGCGGCGCAACTGACACTGAGCGAAAACACCCACGCGGACCGTCACGCTGTCAGTCGATTCATTACTGTAACGAGTGCCTCCAGCAGTTCAAGAAGTTCGAGTAA
- the paaI gene encoding hydroxyphenylacetyl-CoA thioesterase PaaI, whose protein sequence is MSGVADEVRERIESDAYCETLGIDLIELDSGYAQTELTITEDLLNFHGTPHGGAIYSLADAAFAAASNSHGEAAVALETNVSYLDAVDTGETLSAVAEETHLADSTAEYEVTVTAQDGERIATFRGRVYRP, encoded by the coding sequence ATGTCCGGTGTCGCTGACGAAGTCAGAGAGCGTATCGAATCGGACGCGTACTGCGAAACTCTCGGCATCGACCTGATCGAACTCGACTCGGGGTACGCACAGACTGAGCTGACGATTACTGAGGACTTGCTGAACTTTCATGGGACACCCCATGGCGGGGCGATCTACTCACTCGCCGATGCAGCGTTCGCCGCGGCGTCGAACTCGCACGGGGAGGCGGCGGTTGCACTGGAGACGAACGTCTCGTATCTAGACGCCGTCGACACCGGCGAGACGCTGTCTGCGGTCGCTGAAGAGACACATCTCGCGGACAGCACCGCGGAGTACGAGGTGACGGTGACTGCACAGGATGGCGAGCGTATCGCGACGTTTCGTGGACGAGTCTACCGGCCCTGA
- a CDS encoding zinc ribbon domain-containing protein → MTASGLAAIGAYAPRLRIDAAAFEAAWGRFDAAGIDEKAVPDADEDSVTMGIEAARRALTAADASGTDVAHLAFATTTPPMAEEDLAARLCSILTVPDSAKTQTMTGSTHAGAQALDATMDGGPFGDGIGLVVISDCPRGDPDSEVEHAAGAGSVALVVDEDGPGTVIERASHTEAYPGTRFRTGGDDRTTGLGVTQYDRDAFTTTLSSAAKRLDVSMDTVDAAAVQSPDGKLPYRATGALGVDAGTIAAADTVSSLGDTGAASAFLGAATAFADDAERVLIAAYGSGASATLFAVTGPVPVETALDGTASLSYAEYLRRRGEITRDEPEGGGAYVSVPSWQRTIPQRHRLVAGRCSACDALNFPPTGACTDCHERTGDFEAVELPGTGTVEAVTTIEQGGAPPEFVAQQSKSGQFDSAIVALDSPSDAQTVSVPAQVLPTKAEVTIGTSVVLTTRRIYTQEGVIRYGFKAQVASQRR, encoded by the coding sequence ATGACTGCGTCAGGGCTCGCGGCCATCGGCGCGTACGCACCTCGGCTGCGGATCGACGCGGCGGCGTTCGAAGCTGCCTGGGGTCGATTCGATGCGGCGGGAATCGACGAGAAGGCGGTCCCTGACGCCGACGAGGACTCGGTCACGATGGGTATTGAAGCAGCCCGCCGTGCGCTCACTGCCGCCGACGCGTCCGGCACGGATGTCGCGCACTTGGCCTTCGCGACAACGACACCGCCGATGGCGGAAGAGGACCTCGCGGCGCGACTCTGCAGTATTCTCACCGTCCCCGACAGCGCAAAGACGCAGACCATGACCGGCTCAACGCACGCCGGTGCGCAGGCACTGGACGCAACCATGGACGGCGGGCCGTTCGGGGACGGCATCGGTCTCGTCGTCATCAGCGACTGTCCGCGGGGCGACCCTGACAGCGAGGTCGAACACGCCGCCGGTGCCGGCAGTGTTGCGCTCGTTGTTGACGAGGACGGTCCCGGAACCGTCATTGAGCGAGCGTCACACACCGAGGCGTACCCCGGAACGCGCTTCAGAACGGGCGGCGACGACCGGACGACCGGGTTGGGCGTTACGCAGTACGACCGCGACGCGTTCACGACCACGCTTTCCAGTGCGGCGAAAAGACTGGACGTATCGATGGATACAGTTGATGCAGCCGCGGTCCAGTCTCCGGACGGAAAACTCCCGTATCGGGCGACTGGTGCGCTCGGGGTTGACGCGGGGACTATTGCCGCCGCGGACACAGTTAGTTCGCTCGGGGACACCGGCGCGGCAAGTGCATTTCTCGGAGCGGCGACAGCGTTTGCGGACGACGCCGAGCGCGTGCTGATTGCCGCGTACGGAAGCGGCGCGAGTGCGACGCTGTTCGCCGTTACTGGTCCCGTGCCGGTCGAAACTGCACTGGACGGGACCGCCTCCCTGTCCTACGCTGAGTACCTCAGGCGGCGCGGCGAGATTACACGCGACGAACCCGAGGGTGGCGGAGCCTACGTTAGCGTCCCGTCCTGGCAGCGGACGATTCCGCAACGCCACCGGCTCGTCGCCGGCCGGTGTTCCGCGTGTGATGCGTTGAACTTCCCGCCGACTGGGGCCTGTACGGACTGTCACGAGCGCACCGGTGATTTCGAGGCTGTCGAACTGCCCGGGACCGGGACAGTCGAGGCAGTAACGACCATCGAACAGGGCGGTGCACCGCCGGAGTTCGTCGCTCAGCAGTCCAAGAGCGGCCAGTTCGATAGCGCTATCGTCGCACTCGACAGCCCGTCGGATGCACAGACCGTGAGTGTCCCTGCACAGGTGCTTCCGACGAAGGCCGAAGTCACAATCGGCACCTCTGTCGTGCTGACGACGCGGCGCATCTACACGCAGGAGGGCGTCATCAGATACGGCTTCAAAGCACAGGTCGCCAGCCAGCGCCGGTAG